The nucleotide window ATGAGAACTTACCTTCCCAGTCCCAACTACGAATATAAAAGGAGTTGGTTCACCATTTTCATCTTTGTGATCATATGTTGAGTCAAAGCGCCATCCTTGTTTTGCTGCCAACCTTCCATAGTAATGAACAGAGACCTAAACAACCAAATTAAAGCGTAAGCCGGATGAAAGTGTACTGCGGACACTGCAAGAGCTTTCCGGATAGCTATGTGTTAAATTTTCCTACAAATGTAATTGTCTATCCTGAATAAGTCGCATTCCAAGCAACAATCTGCAGTTTTAttttaactaattaactgttTCACTTTCTCAATTGCAACAAAACATAAAACTACAGGGTTTTACAAAGAAAACAGAACAGCACACCCAACTTTTGTGTTGTGTTCAGTACTTTAACACAAGCAAGCAGTAGTAATCTGTTACTATCATTTGGTTAAAAAGTGAGACGTACCCATCAACCCCCTATCTCAATCTTCACCAAATGAATACCACTTCATGTTATgtaaaggagagagaaagataaCCTGGTCGCCATCGGAGGGTACTTCACCAGTACCAACACGAAGGTCCAAAGCCTTGACGCCACCGGAGTTGGGTAGTTCCAAGAACTCAGCTGCGGCGGACTTTGAAGGAGTAGTCACGGTAAAGCCCAATGTGGTGGAGATTAAAGCAGTGGATAAAACTTCCCTTCTTGTTAGATTGGATGACGATGATGTTGCAGAGGTGATGTTGGGAAGAACTGAACGCACTGTTGAATGGTCGGGAGGAAGAGAGCATCGTAGTGCTGCCGAGTACTggagcatcatcatcatcttaatTTTTAAATCTAGATGAAAAGAGGAaaagctttttatttattttttttccatatttttttttttataagatatattttttttccatttgCTGTTCTCATACGAAACgttaatttgttttttcttcttaattaatagtaataataataataatattgcaagaaaaagaaaaatcacaaaTAGCAAGGAATTATAACAATTAACAAATGTATGTTGGCACTCCACATTATCATGAGGTAGCATTACTGATCTTTCTTCTGTAAGCGATTAGTTGGATATTGCTTCATGTCCATGTTTGCTTCATTAGCATCGGAATTATAACAAAACGATCAGATACATTCTGAAAGTTCAAGAGATCTCAAATGAGCTTGAAAATGGCAAATACTTACCTCCTCCAAACCAATAGGCGTTGACGCCACCGTGGGAAGACGTGTGTGTTAAGGAGTGATTCCACTGAGGATGTCTGAGCTGGTGAGTCCTCTAGCAGCCACATTCACTGGATCCTCTATCTGCCGCAGTCACGTCCACTGCGATTCTTGATTATACacatttatatgcatgtaattatatctaaaacactagaaataagccaATCTTAAGTCAATTaataaatatgtaattaattcatttttatttattttgtagaaaataagcggaattgcggaaacgagatAAAATTAGGGGTGGGCTCGCAAAACCGATAACCCAAAAAAACtgagctgaaaaaaaaaaccgaaccgaaaaagGAAAAACCGAACTGAACTGATTCTTGTCgattcggttttcggtttcggtCCTCCAAGAACCGAACCAAACCGAGAACCGAATTCAaggaaacgacgtcgttttatGCTAGTGTCTCCAACCCTAATTTAACTTTGCCAGTTCGATGCCCCGACATTTCCCTTCCCTCTAATCCTTTCCTGAGTTTCTGTCTCTCTCGTCCTCTCGAGCCCTAAGCAATTCGACATTCGGTGCTTCGTGAAGACGTGAATCATCATCAAAATCATCACATTAGTGGCTCGCCGGAGGTCCGCCCATCAACCGCCAGCCCAAATATTATCCGATCCAGGTAATATCACTCATCGAACTCAAACTCTCAGTCTTTGCATCGACCTCATCAAGCTTTTGGAACATCTTCAGTCCCTAATTTggttttctccttctttctccttCAGCAAAACATCTTAGTCTCCTCCAATCAAAGTCATCAAGAGGTAAAGCTTCAGGGGTTTTTGAATTCCAGATCAGTACTTCAATAGTTCGAAGTTGGGTAATCTGTTTTGAGTGTTTTCCGATTGAAAGGTAACTAATGAGTTGATAAGGTTTACTGATTTGTTCTTTCATTTAAGAGATTTCATTGTTTAACTTTTATTTTGGCTAATTTTTTATTCTTATGTCTAATATGCATCTGTAGAAAATGAAGAGGCAATCTAAATCAACTGGTACTACTTCTAGTGTTGATCCGAAGATtaaatcaacttcatcatctCAGGTAGCATTTTTGTTTAACTTTAGCTTTATTGCTTTTAGATTTTCTGGAATTTGGATATTTGGATGTGTAGAGACTTGTTGCTCCACTTGCTTGGTGGTTTACTGCAtctgttttgttgttgttttgctatTTTGCTGGTTTGTTGGTTGCACATATTAGAAATTTTCATTTGTTACTTTCTGGTGTCATTGACTCATTGTAGTTTGAAGTGACATGTTTGCTGGTTTGCGAATTAGAGAAGATGACTTTGAGCAATCATTCTTTTGTGGTTAATCTTGCAGCATGTTATTTGAGCAATCATCAAGAAGGCAAACTGAAAATATACTTGCAGCATGTTAATCTTACTGCCAAATTTTACCGGTTTCTTTTTTCTGTCTATGTTTTgctgtttctttttgttgtttatgGTTTGTTGGGACAGTTTTGTTGTCTCTGTTTTGCTGGAGCAGTTTTGCAGTTTCTTATATCTGTTTCTATTTTGCTGTTTCTGTTTTGCTGGGGCATTTTTGCTGAAACTGTTTTGCTGTAAATTCTATTTTGCAGATCAATACTAGTATTGGTGAATCTGTAACACTTGTACCGGTTCACGAAGGAAGTTCTGCTGCAACTCCAGAAGTAGAAGGAAGTCAACCAATAGTGCTTGAAGATGATGAAAGTGAGGAAAGCATTCTTGAGGCTTTGAAACGGAAAGAAAGGTCAGATATTTGGGGTCATTATATTAGGAAAATGAAGGAGGGTAGAGTTAAGGGTGAATGCAAATATTGCAGAAAAGACTTTTTTGCTGATCCTAGGAAGAATGGTACCACCTACCTTATAAATCATATGGAAAAGTGTCCAAAGTATCCCCATAATATTGAGATGTTGAAAGCTAAAAGGCAAAAGATTTTGTCTTTTAAAAAACCAACTAGTGAGGTGTGTAGTGTAGAATGCACTCAACAAGAGCTTAATTTGTTATGTGTGGAGTACATCATTCTAGATGAGTTACCATTTTCTCATGTGGAGGGAGAAGGTTTTAGGCATTTTATGGGTAGAGCTCTTCCTTTTTGGAGAATTCATTCTCGTAAGACAATAGCAAAGGATGTGCTTAAGCTTTATTTgggggaaaagaaaaaattgatggaTCAATTGAGTAGATATAGGTTGTGTCTTACAACCGATACATGGACTTCTATTCAAAACATTAATTATATGGTTCTCACTGCACATTTTATTGATGATGATTGAGTGTTGCATAAGAGAATTCTTAATTTTTCTATGATCCCAAATCATAAGGGAGAGTCTATAGCTAAGCTTTTGGAGGATTGTTTATTAGAGTGAGGTATAGAGAAGATTCTCACGATTACCGTAGATAATGCTTCATCAAATGATGTTGCATTGAGGGAGTTGATTAGGAGGATAGGTGATTGGCGGGTCCCTAATGCACTTTTGCATGGAGGGAAGCATTTGCATGTTAGGTGTGTAGCCCATATTTTAAACTTGATTGTGAATGATGGGTTGGGTGTAATGAGGATGACAATTGAGGCAATTCGTAATGCAGTGAGGTATGTTAGGTCCTCTCCACAAAGACTTGATTTTTTTCAAAGAGTGTGTTGAAAGGGTGAAAGTAGAGTGCAAAGAGCTTGTGATTTTAGATGTCCCtactaggtggaattccacattCTTGATGTTGGAACGGGCTTTGAAACTTCAAAAAGCCTATGATAGGATGACAGAAGATTATGCCGGTAATTTTTGGGCAGGCTTCAAGGTGACACGAATGACAAGCCAAAAGAAGGGTCACCAGCAAGTGTTGATTGGGAGTATGGGGAGCAGTTTGCTGATTTCTTGAGGCCATTTTATGAAGTCCCTTTAAAGGCATGTGGTTCTAATTCTCCTACTATTCATAACACTT belongs to Rosa chinensis cultivar Old Blush chromosome 4, RchiOBHm-V2, whole genome shotgun sequence and includes:
- the LOC112200072 gene encoding peptidyl-prolyl cis-trans isomerase FKBP17-1, chloroplastic isoform X1, which gives rise to MMMMLQYSAALRCSLPPDHSTVRSVLPNITSATSSSSNLTRREVLSTALISTTLGFTVTTPSKSAAAEFLELPNSGGVKALDLRVGTGEVPSDGDQVSVHYYGRLAAKQGWRFDSTYDHKDENGEPTPFIFVVGTGKVISGIETAVKSMKVGGLRRIVIPPSQGYQSTSQEPIPPNVLTLFLPDSLSLLSVFFDRQRLFTTIFNPTRLANGEGSTLGTLVFDIELVSLRHK
- the LOC112200072 gene encoding peptidyl-prolyl cis-trans isomerase FKBP17-1, chloroplastic isoform X2, which gives rise to MMMMLQYSAALRCSLPPDHSTVRSVLPNITSATSSSSNLTRREVLSTALISTTLGFTVTTPSKSAAAEFLELPNSGGVKALDLRVGTGEVPSDGDQVSVHYYGRLAAKQGWRFDSTYDHKDENGEPTPFIFVVGTGKVISGIETAVKSMKVGGLRRIVIPPSQGYQSTSQEPIPPNFFDRQRLFTTIFNPTRLANGEGSTLGTLVFDIELVSLRHK